One stretch of Candidatus Schekmanbacteria bacterium DNA includes these proteins:
- a CDS encoding TMEM165/GDT1 family protein encodes MDFKLLLTVFGTVFIAEIADKTQLATLLYASEAQNSKIVVFIGAAFALTVASAIAVFAGTILSNWIDEKVMSKIAGIAFVAIGIWTFFKG; translated from the coding sequence ATGGACTTTAAACTTCTGCTGACGGTTTTTGGGACAGTGTTTATTGCTGAAATTGCTGATAAGACTCAACTTGCAACATTGCTTTATGCTTCTGAAGCTCAAAATAGCAAGATAGTTGTTTTCATAGGGGCTGCTTTTGCTTTGACAGTGGCATCTGCGATTGCCGTATTTGCAGGCACCATTCTTTCAAATTGGATTGATGAAAAAGTTATGTCTAAAATCGCTGGAATTGCTTTTGTAGCGATAGGGATATGGACCTTCTTCAAAGGATAG